In the Leptospira limi genome, one interval contains:
- a CDS encoding LytR/AlgR family response regulator transcription factor, whose amino-acid sequence MESAPYSVLIIEDEYPARMLMMDYVMNCPELKLAGIAESGDKANSLLTEKKFDIVFMDINLPVINGMDILRSNRSQVTFFVITTAYSEHAVEAFDLEATDYLLKPFSFERFRKSVEKALRFLQESKQTIPEENKNQIHLKIQSDSAVFLLPFPDIQFISANNKSCVIHTTQKDYETPKLLKEIEEKLPNSQFIRIHKGFLVNLSYVACLRYDKGGSYTIQLKNEDETTLPVGRSYAQSLKEALKL is encoded by the coding sequence ATGGAATCGGCACCTTATTCAGTATTAATCATTGAAGATGAATATCCAGCTAGGATGTTAATGATGGATTATGTGATGAATTGTCCCGAATTAAAGTTAGCTGGAATTGCTGAAAGTGGTGACAAAGCAAACTCACTTTTGACTGAGAAAAAATTTGATATTGTATTTATGGATATCAATCTTCCCGTTATCAACGGTATGGATATCCTTAGATCCAATCGCTCCCAAGTTACATTTTTTGTGATCACTACCGCTTATAGTGAACATGCGGTAGAAGCCTTTGATTTAGAGGCTACAGATTATTTATTAAAACCATTTTCTTTTGAAAGATTTCGAAAGTCAGTAGAAAAAGCTCTTCGATTTTTACAGGAATCAAAACAAACAATTCCCGAAGAAAACAAAAACCAAATCCATTTAAAAATCCAGTCTGATTCAGCGGTATTTTTGTTACCATTCCCTGACATTCAATTTATTTCAGCAAATAACAAAAGTTGCGTGATCCACACAACGCAAAAAGATTATGAAACTCCAAAATTACTGAAAGAAATCGAAGAAAAACTGCCAAATTCTCAATTCATTAGAATCCATAAAGGTTTTTTAGTGAACTTGAGTTATGTGGCATGTTTACGATATGACAAGGGTGGTTCCTATACTATCCAACTCAAAAATGAGGATGAGACAACATTACCAGTTGGACGTTCTTATGCACAGTCCCTCAAAGAAGCCTTAAAACTCTAA